Proteins from one Coffea arabica cultivar ET-39 chromosome 8c, Coffea Arabica ET-39 HiFi, whole genome shotgun sequence genomic window:
- the LOC113703683 gene encoding uncharacterized protein, with amino-acid sequence MACLHDHSCEDHDCSANWTLYQHIDLPRVSALNEAVSGSVRSVFRAWDQRLNSSEGYLESNEGDPELIVFIPFTSDVKIKSISVIGGADGTSPAKMRAFINKDGIDFSDAQSIQPIQEWDLVENFQGVLEYQTRYAKFQSVASITLHFPENFGGETTQIHYIGLKGEATQLKRDVVATIVYELRPNPSDHKTRAELGGGLSQVE; translated from the exons ATGGCGTGTTTGCACGATCACAGCTGCGAGGATCATGATTGTTCTGCTAATTGGACTCTTTACCAACACATTGACCTCCCCAGG GTATCTGCATTGAATGAGGCTGTCTCAGGAAGCGTTCGGTCAGTTTTTAGAGCTTGGGACCAGCGCTTGAATTCTTCCGAG GGCTACTTGGAGAGCAATGAGGGTGATCCAGAACTAATTGTCTTCATCCC GTTTACGTCGGATGTTAAAATCAAAAGCATATCAGTTATTGGTGGCGCTGATGGAACAAGTCCTGCCAAAATGAGAGC GTTTATCAATAAGGATGGTATTGACTTTTCAGATGCTCAATCCATTCAACCAATCCAG gaatGGGATTTGGTGGAAAATTTCCAAGGAGTGTTAGAATACCAAACAAG GTATGCTAAGTTTCAGAGCGTGGCAAGTATCACTTTGCATTTCCCAGAAAACTTTGGTGGAGAGACCACTCAAATTCATTATATTGGCTTAAAAGGTGAAGCCACACAG TTGAAGAGAGATGTCGTTGCTACAATTGTTTATGAACTGAGGCCAAATCCTTCAGATCACAA GACACGGGCTGAATTGGGAGGTGGCCTTTCACAGGTGGAATGA
- the LOC113706788 gene encoding uncharacterized protein, with protein sequence MAEELQYGSDSLSNKRKYEDSQAALPSRSRPTGFSAPISSQSPPDSKQPPAYNSVPPPMDEIQLAKQKAQEIAARLFNNVDPSKKPRVDNGGSGGYDSIEPVVQKPLSGAPSVPSSYGYPGLSKKIEIPNGRVGVIIGKGGETIKYLQLQSGAKIQVTRDMDADPHSLTRGVELMGTPDQISKAEQLIKDVLNEADAGGSGIVSRRVTGQPAGADQFVMQIPNNKVGLVIGKGGDTIKNMQARTGARIQVIPLHLPPGDTSTERTLQIDGTSEQIEAAKQLVNEVIAENRMRNSSMGGGYLQQGYQARPPASWAPPGPPMQQPGYGYLQPGAYPGPAPQYNMNQPPYPGYPPQPTSGGYTSGWDQTTAPSNQQNAQGGGYDYYSQQQPPQQQQAPGGPGGPTDNSAYGYNQAPASGYSQGQGYPQDGYGGYQSTVPQSGYAQSQPNAVPGYDQQQGYHSASGYGSVSNPPTDGHTPSYGTQADASQAPPVQSSAAGQQGYAAGQQPSPNPNYPPQGAAQPGYGVPPTSQAGYGTQQPSGYGSSYGPPQTQKPPTSQPAYGQTQQSPTAQGGYGQPGYPPAQSGYGPPSTGFGAPASQPGYGAPASQSGYGAPPYGGPPASQSNYGQQATYSSAYSGGYSNSQQPPAYSSDGSSGGNPRGAYDSTTASQASQQPSVVSKASPQE encoded by the exons ATGGCGGAAGAATTGCAGTACGGTTCGGACTCACTCTCCAATAAGAGGAAGTACGAAGACAGCCAAGCGGCTCTTCCGTCTAGGAGCCGACCGACTGGATTTTCTGCTCCGATCTCTTCTCAGTCGCCTCCGGACTCCAAGCAGCCTCCGGCTTACAACAGCGTCCCACCGCCTATGGATGAGATCCAGCTTGCTAAACAGAAAGCTCAGGAAATTGCTGCCAGGCTCTTTAACAACGTTGATCCTAGCAAGAAGCCTAGGGTTGATAACGGTGGCAGTGGTGGATATGACTCCATAGAAC CTGTGGTTCAAAAGCCCTTGAGTGGTGCTCCTTCAGTGCCAAGTTCATACGGGTATCCTGGTCTAAGTAAGAAGATAGAGATACCTAATGGACGGGTTGGAGTGATTATTGGTAAAGGTGGGGAGACCATTAAGTACCTTCAGCTTCAGTCTGGTGCAAAGATTCAAGTTACCAGGGATATGGATGCAGACCCTCATTCTCTGACTCGAGGGGTTGAGCTGATGGGTACCCCTGATCAGATTTCAAAAGCTGAGCAATTAATTAAAGATGTCCTTAATGAG GCTGATGCAGGTGGTTCAGGTATAGTTTCTCGAAGGGTAACTGGACAACCAGCTGGAGCTGATCAATTTGTCATGCAGATTCCAAATAACAAG GTTGGACTTGTTATTGGTAAAGGAGGTGATACCATAAAAAACATGCAAGCCAGAACCGGTGCTCGGATTCAG GTGATACCGTTACACTTGCCCCCAGGTGATACATCCACTGAAAGGACACTACAAATTGATGGCACTAGCGAACAGATTGAGGCTGCAAAACAATTGGTCAATGAAGTCATCGCTGAG AATCGTATGCGTAATTCTTCTATGGGAGGAGGTTATCTTCAGCAAGGTTACCAAGCTCGACCTCCTGCAAGCTGGGCTCCTCCTGGTCCACCAATGCAACAACCTGGCTATGGTTACCTTCAGCCTGGAGCTTACCCTGGCCCTGCTCCTCAGTATAACATGAATCAGCCACCTTACCCTGGTTATCCCCCCCAACCTACCTCTGGTGGATATACCTCTGGCTGGGACCAGACAACTGCTCCATCAAATCAGCAGAATGCTCAGGGAGGTGGCTATGATTACTATAGCCAGCAGCAGCCTCCACAGCAACAGCAGGCTCCTGGAGGTCCTGGTGGTCCTACAGACAATTCTGCCTATGGTTATAATCAGGCTCCAGCTTCAGGTTATAGTCAAGGGCAAGGTTATCCTCAGGATGGTTATGGGGGATACCAGTCTACTGTCCCTCAGTCTGGATATGCTCAATCCCAGCCAAATGCTGTACCTGGGTATGATCAGCAACAAGGTTATCATTCTGCATCTGGATATGGTAGTGTATCAAACCCACCAACTGATGGCCATACACCTTCGTATGGAACTCAAGCTGATGCCAGCCAAGCTCCACCTGTGCAGTCATCTGCTGCTGGCCAGCAAGGTTATGCTGCTGGTCAGCAGCCAAGTCCTAATCCTAATTACCCTCCGCAAGGAGCTGCCCAGCCTGGTTATGGAGTACCTCCAACTTCCCAAGCTGGTTATGGGACTCAGCAACCATCAGGTTATGGCTCAAGCTACGGGCCCCCGCAGACTCAAAAGCCTCCTACTAGTCAACCAGCTTATGGGCAAACTCAGCAGTCACCTACTGCCCAAGGAGGTTATGGCCAGCCTGGGTACCCACCTGCTCAATCTGGTTATGGACCGCCATCGACTGGTTTTGGAGCCCCTGCATCTCAGCCAGGATATGGAGCCCCTGCATCTCAGTCAGGCTATGGAGCCCCGCCTTATGGCGGACCACCAGCTTCTCAATCTAACTACGGGCAGCAGGCAACGTACAGCAGTGCTTATAGTGGTGGTTACTCCAACTCCCAGCAACCACCAGCATACTCTTCTGATGGCAGTTCAGGTGGCAATCCCCGGGGAGCATATGATTCAACTACAGCGTCTCAGGCTAGCCAGCAGCCAAGTGTGGTCTCAAAAGCCTCGCCTCAGGAATGA
- the LOC113704938 gene encoding uncharacterized protein, producing the protein MQGIEGQNSATTTAAAAGGGGLYTLPPARFSSEDILFCIDVDPECLVEMKVTGPNGRPFTRLDTIKQGILLFIHSKLAINPDHRFAFTVLGKSVSWLRKEFSGEVDAALSAFRGLSADSSSSGQADLTQLFRIAAHEAKKSRAQNRILRVILMYCRSSVPPQHQWLATQKVFTLDVIYLHDKPGPDNCPQKVYDSLVEALELVTEYEGYIYESGQGLTRILLRHMCILLSHPQQRCVQDDVDVPKSLTKKSPTTESASVDESAPVSSQ; encoded by the exons ATGCAGGGAATAGAGGGACAGAATTCTGCAACAACAACGGCGGCAGCCGCTGGAGGAGGAGGTCTCTATACGCTGCCACCGGCCAGATTTTCAAGCGAAGATATACTATTTTGCATAGATGTGGACCCTGAATGCTTGGTGGAAATGAAGGTGACCGGCCCCAATGGCAGACCTTTTACCAGATTGGACACCATCAAGCAAGGCATTCTTCTCTTCATCCACTCTAAGCTTGCCATCAACCCTGATCATCGTTTTGCCTTCACAGTTCTTGGAAAATCCGTTTCTTGG CTTCGAAAAGAGTTCAGCGGAGAGGTAGACGCTGCGCTTTCTGCATTTCGGGGGCTTTCTGCTGATTCATCATCTTCTGGTCAAGCTGATCTGACGCAACTGTTTAGGATAGCTGCTCATGAAGCAAAGAAATCTCGGGCACAAAATCGAATCCTGAGAGTG ATTCTAATGTACTGTAGATCTTCGGTACCACCACAACATCAGTGGCTAGCCACTCAGAAAGTCTTCACCTTGGATGTGATCTACCTGCATGACAAGCCTGGACCTGATAATTGTCCTCAGAAGGTGTATGATTCTCTTGTTGAAGCCCTTGAGCTTGTCACTGAATATGAGGGGTACATTTATGAGAGTGGCCAGGGGCTAACTCGCATCCTGTTGCGCCACATGTGTATACTGTTATCTCACCCTCAGCAGCGGTGTGTGCAAGATGATGTTGATGTGCCTAAGTCTCTCACAAAGAAGTCACCTACGACTGAGTCGGCGTCTGTTGATGAAAGTGCTCCTGTGTCCAGTCAATAa
- the LOC113706151 gene encoding ferrochelatase-2, chloroplastic-like yields the protein MNATAVSGGVLPQMMQPISNLETFTNNNSSLVCSQNGVRAPSFKASHDGKQIYCQSNEASATQSCGSTTQKSNVLGGLSLKSHRQTVGKTFCSAGEYAYSGGAINYQSRTAEEKVGVLLLNLGGPETLHDVQPFLYNLFADPDIIRLPRLFKFLQRPLAQLISILRAPKSKEGYAAIGGGSPLRKITDEQANALKMALEVKKVPANVYVAMRYWHPFTEEAVHRIKTDGITRLVVLPLYPQFSISTTGSSIRVLQSMFRNDAHLSSLPVAVIESWYQRDGYVRSMADLIEKELANFSEPEEVMIFFSAHGVPVSYIEDAGDPYKDQMEECILLIMQELKARGTKNNHTLAYQSRVGPVQWLKPYTDEVLVELGQKGVRSLLAVPVSFVSEHIETLEEIDMEYKHLALESGISNWGRVPALNCTPSFINDLADAVIEALPSAMAMSTSDTASEDELYDDPMRYVIRLFFGSILAFLLLLSPKAILAFRNNIL from the exons ATGAATGCAACAGCAGTCTCTGGTGGTGTTCTTCCCCAAATGATGCAGCCCATTTCCAATCTTGAAACCTTTACCAATAATAACTCTTCCTT GGTGTGCTCTCAGAATGGAGTAAGAGCACCTTCATTCAAGGCTTCACATGACGGGAAACAAATTTACTGTCAATCTAATGAAGCATCTGCAACTCAATCTTGTGGATCAACCACACAGAAAAGCAATGTCCTGGGAGGCTTGTCTCTTAAAAGTCATAGGCAAACTGTTGGGAAAACGTTTTGCTCTGCTGGGGAATATGCATATTCTGGAGGTGCTATCAATTACCAATCACGCACTGCAGAGGAGAAGGTTGGGGTGCTGCTTTTGAATCTTGGAGGACCAGAGACACTGCATGATGTTCAGCCATTTTTGTACAATTTGTTTGCTGATCCA GATATCATACGTCTCCCGAGGTTATTCAAATTCCTGCAGCGTCCGCTGGCACAGCTTATCTCCATTCTCAGAGCTCCCAAAAGTAAGGAAGGATATGCTGCCATTGGAGGTGGTTCACCCCTGCGTAAGATAACAGATGAGCAG GCAAATGCTCTGAAAATGGCATTAGAAGTAAAAAAAGTCCCTGCAAATGTCTATGTTGCAATGCGTTATTGGCACCCCTTCACCGAGGAAGCTGTTCATCGG ATCAAGACTGATGGAATCacaaggcttgtagtacttccACTTTATCCTCAATTTTCTATCTCTACCACTGGCTCAAGCATTCGAGTTCTTCAAAGTATGTTCAG GAATGATGCACATTTGTCGAGTCTGCCTGTTGCTGTTATCGAGTCCTGGTATCAACGAGATGGATATGTCAGGTCTATGGCCGACTTGATTGAGAAAGAGTTAGCAAATTTCTCTGAGCCCGAAGAG GTTATGATATTTTTCAGCGCCCATGGTGTACCAGTTAGTTACATTGAGGATGCTGGTGATCCATATAAAGATCAGATGGAAGAGTGCATCCTGTTGATAATGCAAGAGTTGAAAGCAAGAGGGACTAAAAATAACCATACTTTGGCTTACCAG AGTCGAGTCGGACCTGTACAATGGCTGAAACCCTATACTGATGAAGTCCTTGTTGAACTTGGCCAGAAAGGGGTGAGGTCTTTACTGGCTGTCCCTGTCAG CTTTGTCAGTGAGCACATTGAGACTCTTGAAGAGATTGATATGGAATATAAGCACCTTGCTCTTGAGTCGGGCATTTCAAATTGGGGTCGCGTTCCTGCTCTGAATTGCACCCCATCCTTCATTAATGATCTAGCAGATGCTGTCATTGAGGCATTGCCTTCAGCAATGGCTATGTCAACCTCAGATACTGCATCAGAAGACGAACTTTATGATGACCCAATGAGATACGTTATCAGATTGTTCTTTGGTTCAATCTTAGcatttcttttgcttttatCTCCGAAAGCCATCCTGGCATTCAGGAATAACATTCTCTGA